The nucleotide window TTGCCGGCCGCGGTTCCCCAAATCTGAGCGATATCGCGAAACACCAGCTGCGTGTTGGCCATCTTGGGCGAAAGATAAAACATCGACAGTTCCCCATAGTGGGAAAGAACAAGATTCAAGATTTCCGCTATTCCGCACAACACCCCGAACAATCCCAGCATTTTCACAGCGCCGGCCGCGTTGTCCTGCATGCTTTCACTGGTTCCGCACACGATCGCAATCACGATTAAAAGATCATGCCACAGAAACGAAAACAAGGTTAAAAACACATAGGGACTCAGCATATCCGAAGGATCCAGATACACTGCCACCCCACCCAAGAGGGCAAAATCCGCCAGAAATGTGATGATTGTCCGCCGGCCTTTTTTGACCATCGGCAGAAGCAGGCAGAGATACATGGGTACACTGCACAGCTGAAATGGGAAATACCACCAATTATACACACCCTGATCCACGATCAGAAAGCGGAACAGCTGCTTTGCCAGCTCGGCCAAAAGCAAAACCCACCCCATTCTCCAAAGCAGCTTCTGCTTTTGTGCTTCACTCAAATTTCTTAACCGCCAGCCGATCAACGCCGCGCACACCGCACCCGCTGCCATCGCCGCATGAAAAACACCATATGGCTGCGGCGGGTTCATCGTAAAAACAAAGATCAGAAATTGACTTCTCATTCTCATTCCTTCTTTGTCTTTATTATAACGCGCCGGTCAAACCGTGGTAAAATAGAAGCAGGTTAACAAAACAGGATGACCTGGCTTTACGTCAGGATCAGATAAAGGAGTAAATAACCATGGAAAAAGATTTACAGCAGCTGCAGACCATCATGGATCACGGAAAACGCATCGTCTTTTTTACCGGCGCCGGCACATCCACGGAAAGTGGAATTCCGGATTTCCGCAGCGTCGATGGCTTGTATCATCAACAATACGATTACCCGCCGGAAGAAATCATCAGCCACCATTTTTTTGAGGAAAACCCAAAGGAATTCTATCGCTTTTACCGCAGCCGCATGATTTATCCCGATGCTCAGCCCAACGCCGCTCACCGCTTTATCGCAGAACTGGAGAGAACCGGAAGGGGTCTGGG belongs to Holdemania massiliensis and includes:
- a CDS encoding YwaF family protein, giving the protein MRSQFLIFVFTMNPPQPYGVFHAAMAAGAVCAALIGWRLRNLSEAQKQKLLWRMGWVLLLAELAKQLFRFLIVDQGVYNWWYFPFQLCSVPMYLCLLLPMVKKGRRTIITFLADFALLGGVAVYLDPSDMLSPYVFLTLFSFLWHDLLIVIAIVCGTSESMQDNAAGAVKMLGLFGVLCGIAEILNLVLSHYGELSMFYLSPKMANTQLVFRDIAQIWGTAAGNFSYFLAMIGGGLLMHRLWRKIRRKRHEESARDV